From the Serratia nematodiphila DZ0503SBS1 genome, one window contains:
- a CDS encoding FKBP-type peptidyl-prolyl cis-trans isomerase N-terminal domain-containing protein, whose product MRLRLLGCVALLFSGVALADDGVPALLQFAEQYQRQNIVPTNEKAAPVERESGQKKREPAKRPSDNNKPASPAKAFTLTQELLARDQQLARQRMELTMLRQELAALRAEKATPSVATLPDSSTLQKWIAGLGTAWRGSPDAQRAEALLRQATQETAQSRAMAAQAERRVTELESAAQASAQTLAQRQREHQEALHALRAALEESEQKRAGEQKATQQAREDLLALRKRLQWEMTPEQLKDDRKRLSYAAGSALGRDIQGVVAERQSWGVPVDRDSLLAGVIDSVSGRLRLPPDELNALTAQADANAVAAREKRVNEQRRRDEDYLTQFSQQKDVKQSAMGFWYRVDYAGDGALAPTTVVDVVVKETLTDGTVIQDMELSGKVLSQPLSEYPPLFREAISHLHNHGSLTMVVPPALAYGETGYPPKVPPNATMIYELRIDNSQAPAKGAQAVKREAGTAGRQG is encoded by the coding sequence ATGAGGCTGCGCCTGCTGGGCTGCGTCGCTCTGCTGTTCTCCGGCGTCGCGCTGGCGGACGACGGCGTGCCGGCGCTGCTGCAGTTTGCCGAGCAGTATCAACGGCAAAACATCGTGCCGACGAACGAAAAAGCGGCGCCAGTCGAACGCGAGTCGGGGCAAAAAAAGCGTGAACCCGCGAAGCGCCCGTCGGACAACAATAAGCCAGCCTCACCGGCCAAAGCTTTTACGCTGACCCAGGAATTATTGGCGCGTGACCAACAGCTGGCGCGCCAGCGAATGGAACTGACGATGTTGCGCCAGGAACTCGCCGCGTTGCGGGCGGAGAAAGCGACGCCATCCGTCGCGACGTTGCCCGATTCGTCAACGCTGCAAAAGTGGATCGCCGGGTTGGGCACCGCCTGGCGCGGCTCGCCCGACGCGCAGCGCGCCGAGGCGTTGCTGCGTCAGGCGACGCAGGAAACCGCCCAAAGCAGAGCGATGGCGGCGCAGGCCGAACGGCGCGTCACCGAACTTGAGTCTGCCGCGCAGGCATCGGCACAGACGCTTGCACAACGCCAACGCGAGCACCAGGAGGCGTTGCACGCTCTGCGCGCCGCGTTGGAAGAAAGCGAGCAGAAGCGGGCCGGTGAGCAGAAGGCGACTCAGCAGGCGCGCGAAGACCTGCTGGCGTTGCGTAAGCGGCTGCAATGGGAGATGACGCCGGAGCAGTTGAAGGATGATCGCAAGCGTCTGTCCTATGCGGCGGGCAGTGCGCTGGGGAGGGACATTCAGGGGGTAGTGGCGGAGCGTCAAAGTTGGGGCGTGCCGGTGGATCGCGACAGCCTGTTGGCGGGCGTCATCGATAGCGTCTCTGGGCGTTTGCGGCTGCCGCCGGATGAACTGAATGCGCTGACGGCGCAAGCGGATGCCAACGCCGTGGCCGCGCGTGAGAAACGCGTTAATGAACAGCGGCGGCGTGATGAAGATTACCTGACGCAGTTCAGTCAACAAAAGGACGTAAAGCAATCGGCGATGGGCTTCTGGTATCGGGTTGATTACGCCGGGGATGGCGCGCTGGCGCCAACGACGGTGGTTGATGTGGTCGTGAAGGAGACGTTGACCGACGGCACGGTGATCCAGGATATGGAACTGAGCGGCAAGGTGCTGTCGCAACCGTTGTCCGAGTATCCGCCGCTGTTTCGGGAGGCGATAAGCCATCTGCACAACCACGGATCGCTGACGATGGTCGTGCCGCCAGCGCTGGCCTACGGCGAAACCGGCTATCCGCCGAAAGTGCCACCTAACGCCACCATGATTTATGAATTACGCATCGACAACAGTCAGGCGCCGGCAAAGGGCGCCCAGGCGGTTAAACGAGAAGCCGGAACGGCGGGGAGGCAGGGATGA
- a CDS encoding fimbrial protein, producing MRATETNRRRSALLGAGMVMAAGIMAQSATAAENMRFHGTLVAEPCVIQPGDEYIPLDFGTIVDKYLYLNTRSHSQTFALHLTECDLSLGNTVAITFTGTENAKLPGLLALDAGSLASGIGIGLEDSSGKALPLNRASDKFRLSAGNTTLTLQAYVQGEPEAIQTKSIGRGTFSAVATFTLEYE from the coding sequence ATGCGCGCGACAGAGACGAACCGGCGCCGGAGCGCGCTGTTGGGGGCTGGCATGGTCATGGCGGCCGGCATAATGGCGCAGTCGGCGACTGCGGCGGAAAACATGCGCTTTCACGGCACGCTGGTGGCCGAGCCGTGCGTCATTCAGCCAGGGGATGAGTACATTCCGCTGGATTTCGGCACCATCGTCGACAAATACCTGTATCTGAACACCCGCTCCCACAGTCAAACCTTCGCATTGCACCTGACCGAGTGCGATCTCAGCCTGGGCAATACGGTGGCTATCACGTTTACCGGCACCGAAAACGCCAAACTGCCCGGCCTGTTGGCATTGGATGCCGGCAGCCTGGCGTCGGGGATCGGCATCGGGCTGGAAGACAGCAGCGGCAAGGCGCTGCCGCTCAATCGCGCCAGCGATAAATTCCGCCTGAGTGCCGGCAACACCACGCTTACGCTGCAGGCCTATGTGCAAGGGGAACCGGAGGCTATCCAGACGAAGTCCATCGGCCGCGGCACCTTCAGCGCGGTGGCCACTTTTACGTTGGAATACGAATAA
- a CDS encoding fimbrial protein — MLLGKAYERHQRHTIGLTVLAALMVPLTAGTMLMLMPPARAVDNWDVEGANGTLHVYGALTESACSLEMTTARQEVWLGETGTAHFQRPGDRGTPVAFELTLKDCLRAPASNRDAWTGVLAWSGSQPAVSVAFAAPTDDDAPGLVRVAGVTGLGLQLADASGLPVRLGARNKPVLLTPGQNTLTYTVTPVRTPATLSAGAYRAAIDFRLYYD, encoded by the coding sequence ATGCTGTTGGGAAAGGCCTATGAACGTCATCAGCGACACACTATCGGCCTGACGGTGTTGGCCGCGCTGATGGTGCCGCTGACGGCGGGCACGATGCTGATGCTGATGCCGCCGGCCCGCGCGGTGGACAACTGGGACGTGGAGGGGGCGAACGGCACGCTCCACGTCTACGGCGCGTTAACGGAAAGCGCCTGCAGCCTGGAAATGACCACCGCCCGCCAGGAGGTATGGCTGGGCGAGACGGGAACGGCGCACTTCCAGCGCCCGGGCGATCGCGGCACGCCGGTCGCCTTCGAGCTGACGCTGAAAGACTGCCTGCGGGCGCCGGCGAGCAACCGCGACGCCTGGACCGGTGTGCTGGCCTGGAGCGGCAGCCAGCCTGCGGTGTCCGTGGCGTTTGCCGCGCCGACGGATGACGACGCGCCGGGGTTGGTCAGGGTTGCCGGCGTCACCGGGTTGGGGTTGCAGCTGGCGGATGCCAGCGGCCTGCCTGTGCGCCTCGGCGCGCGTAACAAACCGGTATTGCTGACGCCGGGACAAAACACCCTGACGTATACGGTGACGCCGGTGCGCACCCCGGCGACGCTGAGCGCCGGCGCTTACCGTGCGGCGATCGATTTCCGGCTTTACTACGACTAA
- a CDS encoding fimbria/pilus periplasmic chaperone, whose product MMNLTMTRKTVSLVGPLAAALTLGAVGLPAHAAIALDRTRVIFDGDLKTVSLNISNQNKQLPYLAQGWIEDDRGNKIQSPFTVLPPVQRVEPGKPSQVKIQSLPAARQLPQDRETLYYFNLREIPPRSNKPNTLQIALQTRIKMFYRPAALAPKKNAAPWQEQLTLTRQGDKYVVNNPTPYYVTIVEASASKGGKGAAGFEPLMVAPKASAPLNVSAASLGNAPSLAYINDYGGRPQLNFRCAGSACQVVPVAK is encoded by the coding sequence ATGATGAATCTGACTATGACCAGAAAGACCGTTTCCCTTGTGGGCCCGCTCGCCGCCGCATTGACGCTCGGCGCGGTCGGCCTGCCCGCTCATGCGGCTATCGCGCTGGATCGCACGCGCGTGATTTTCGACGGCGACCTGAAAACGGTCAGTCTCAACATCAGTAACCAGAACAAACAGTTGCCGTATTTGGCGCAGGGATGGATCGAAGACGATCGCGGCAACAAGATCCAAAGCCCCTTCACCGTGCTGCCGCCGGTGCAGCGGGTGGAGCCGGGCAAACCGAGCCAGGTGAAGATCCAGTCGCTGCCGGCGGCGCGTCAGCTGCCGCAGGACCGGGAGACGCTGTATTACTTCAACCTGCGGGAAATACCGCCGCGCAGCAATAAGCCGAACACGCTGCAGATAGCGTTGCAGACCCGCATCAAAATGTTTTATCGCCCGGCGGCGCTCGCCCCGAAGAAGAACGCGGCGCCGTGGCAGGAGCAGCTGACGCTGACCCGGCAGGGTGACAAATATGTGGTGAACAACCCGACCCCTTATTACGTGACGATCGTTGAGGCGAGTGCCAGCAAGGGCGGCAAAGGGGCGGCCGGCTTTGAACCGTTGATGGTGGCGCCGAAGGCCAGCGCCCCGCTGAACGTTTCCGCCGCGAGCCTCGGCAACGCACCGTCGCTGGCGTACATCAACGATTACGGCGGGCGGCCGCAGTTGAACTTCCGCTGCGCCGGCAGTGCCTGCCAGGTCGTGCCGGTCGCCAAATGA
- a CDS encoding outer membrane usher protein produces MLSPAGKLFRLQALGLCVALSLGNPIALVYAADVIQFNTDVLDINDRKNIDLSQFTRSGYIMPGVYTMVVHVNKNDLAEQPVTFMAPENDPKGSEACLSPELVNQLGLKEKLLSTLNWTHGGRCLDASSLAGMEARGDLASSSLYLNIPQAYLEYSSENWDPPSRWDDGIPGLLFDYNVNAQTQKHQKGGSSYSLSGNGTGGANLGAWRLRADWQANLSHQTGSSQSTDKQFDWSRYYAYRAIPALRSRLTMGEDYLNSDIFDSLRFTGVSLRSDDSMLPPNLRGYAPEVTGVAKTNAKVVVSQQGRVLYETQVAAGPFRIQDINDAVSGELDVRVEEQDGSVQAFKMNTANIPYLTRPGTVRYKLATGKPSEWGHHLRGPMFGTGEFSWGISNGWSLYGGGIAGGDYNALSLGIGRDLMALGALSFDATQSRARLPQEGALTGGSYRLSYSKNFDQYDSQITFAGYRFSQEDFMSMGDYLDARYEGGRSGKSKEMYTITFNKQFRDLGLSTYLNYSHQTYWDRAPNDRYNLMVSRYFDIGDFKNVSVSLSAYRNRYNERNDDGMYLSLSLPWGSAGTLSYNMTLDREENAHRVGYYNRVDEHNNYQISAGAARSGATASGYYSHQGDMAQINANASYQAGRYSAVGIGAQGGLTMAAEGAVLHRVNTPGGTRLLLDTEGVAGVPVRGYGSTVLTNRYGKAVVADVNSYYRNKASIDLNSLSDNVEATRSVVQATLTEGAIGYRKFEVIAGEKAMAIVKLADGSEPPFGATVLNARKQETGIINDGGSVYLSGLNPGERMRVHWNGAAQCEIQLPAPLPAEMLMNTLLLPCRPLAGNKPAADAN; encoded by the coding sequence ATGCTTTCACCGGCAGGGAAGTTATTTCGTCTTCAAGCTTTGGGGCTCTGTGTTGCCCTTTCTCTGGGAAATCCGATTGCGTTGGTCTATGCCGCCGACGTTATTCAATTCAATACTGACGTCTTGGACATCAACGATCGTAAAAATATCGATCTGAGCCAATTTACGCGCAGCGGCTACATCATGCCGGGCGTTTATACCATGGTGGTGCACGTCAATAAGAACGATCTGGCGGAACAGCCGGTGACGTTTATGGCGCCCGAGAACGATCCTAAAGGCAGCGAAGCCTGTCTTTCGCCGGAGTTGGTCAACCAACTGGGGCTGAAAGAAAAACTGTTAAGTACGCTGAACTGGACGCACGGCGGCCGTTGCCTTGACGCCTCCAGCCTGGCAGGGATGGAAGCCCGCGGCGATCTTGCCAGCTCCTCGCTGTACCTCAACATTCCTCAGGCCTATCTGGAATACAGCTCGGAAAACTGGGACCCGCCTTCGCGCTGGGATGACGGTATTCCCGGGCTGCTGTTTGACTATAACGTCAATGCTCAAACACAAAAACATCAGAAAGGCGGCAGCAGTTACAGCCTGAGCGGCAACGGCACCGGCGGCGCCAATCTGGGCGCCTGGCGCCTGCGCGCCGACTGGCAGGCTAATCTCAGCCATCAGACCGGTTCTTCTCAGTCGACCGACAAACAGTTCGACTGGAGCCGCTATTACGCCTACCGGGCTATTCCGGCGCTGCGCTCGCGGCTGACGATGGGGGAGGATTATCTGAACTCCGACATTTTCGACAGCCTGCGCTTTACCGGCGTCAGTCTGCGATCCGACGACAGCATGTTGCCGCCCAACCTGCGCGGCTATGCGCCGGAAGTGACGGGCGTGGCGAAAACCAACGCCAAGGTGGTGGTCAGCCAACAGGGGCGCGTGCTGTATGAGACGCAGGTGGCGGCGGGGCCATTCCGCATTCAGGACATCAACGACGCCGTTTCCGGCGAGCTGGACGTGCGCGTCGAAGAGCAGGACGGCAGCGTGCAGGCGTTCAAGATGAACACCGCCAACATTCCTTACCTGACGCGCCCGGGCACGGTGCGTTACAAGCTGGCGACGGGCAAGCCGTCGGAGTGGGGGCACCACCTGCGCGGGCCGATGTTCGGCACCGGCGAGTTCTCCTGGGGCATCAGCAACGGCTGGTCGCTGTACGGCGGGGGGATCGCCGGCGGCGATTACAACGCGCTGTCGCTGGGGATCGGGCGCGATCTGATGGCGCTGGGGGCGCTGTCGTTCGATGCCACGCAGTCGCGTGCGCGCTTGCCGCAGGAGGGCGCTCTGACCGGCGGTTCGTACCGGTTGAGCTATTCGAAGAACTTCGACCAGTACGACAGCCAGATCACTTTCGCCGGCTACCGCTTCTCCCAGGAGGACTTCATGAGCATGGGGGACTACCTCGATGCGCGTTACGAAGGGGGACGCAGCGGCAAGAGCAAGGAGATGTACACCATCACCTTCAACAAACAGTTCCGCGATCTGGGGCTCAGCACCTATCTCAACTACAGCCACCAAACCTACTGGGATCGGGCGCCGAACGATCGTTACAACCTGATGGTATCGCGCTACTTCGATATCGGCGATTTCAAGAACGTCAGCGTATCGCTGTCGGCCTATCGCAACCGTTACAACGAGCGCAATGACGACGGGATGTACCTGTCGCTGTCGCTGCCCTGGGGCAGCGCCGGGACGCTCAGTTACAACATGACGCTCGATCGCGAAGAGAACGCCCATCGGGTCGGTTACTACAACCGGGTCGATGAACACAACAACTATCAGATCAGCGCCGGCGCCGCACGCAGCGGGGCGACGGCCAGCGGCTATTACAGCCATCAGGGCGATATGGCGCAGATCAACGCCAATGCCAGCTACCAGGCCGGCCGTTACAGCGCCGTCGGCATCGGCGCGCAGGGCGGCCTGACGATGGCGGCGGAAGGGGCGGTGCTGCACCGGGTCAATACGCCGGGCGGCACGCGCTTGCTGCTGGATACCGAAGGCGTCGCCGGCGTGCCGGTGCGCGGCTACGGCAGTACGGTGCTGACCAACCGTTACGGCAAAGCGGTGGTGGCGGATGTAAACAGCTACTACCGCAATAAGGCCAGCATCGATCTCAATAGCCTGAGCGACAACGTCGAGGCGACGCGTTCCGTGGTGCAGGCCACGTTGACCGAGGGGGCCATCGGCTACCGCAAGTTTGAGGTGATAGCCGGCGAGAAGGCGATGGCGATCGTCAAACTGGCGGACGGCAGCGAGCCGCCGTTCGGCGCCACGGTGCTGAATGCCCGCAAACAGGAGACCGGCATCATCAATGACGGCGGCAGCGTTTACCTGTCCGGCCTCAACCCCGGCGAGCGCATGCGCGTGCATTGGAACGGCGCGGCGCAGTGTGAAATCCAGTTGCCGGCGCCGCTGCCGGCCGAAATGCTGATGAACACGCTGCTGCTGCCTTGCCGTCCTCTGGCCGGCAACAAGCCGGCGGCTGACGCCAACTGA
- a CDS encoding fimbrial protein, with protein sequence MFFSRNRAGAVLLASLAFAPGYATSAAQGGGKVSMHGAIIDTACAIAAGSRDQTIDMDTLPLGQIIRDGQGMTKPFSIELVNCILERPENKPDWKFFQVTFDGYAEGALFGVQGEARGVALKIKDSNGTPVIPGKPLPMEGIIPGNRVLNYSMTLMPNHQPLKAGAYYSTVRFKLDYF encoded by the coding sequence ATGTTTTTTTCAAGGAATCGGGCGGGTGCCGTTCTTTTGGCGTCGTTGGCGTTTGCGCCCGGCTATGCAACTTCCGCCGCGCAGGGGGGGGGCAAAGTCAGCATGCACGGCGCCATTATCGACACCGCCTGCGCCATTGCCGCCGGCAGCCGCGATCAGACGATCGATATGGACACGCTTCCTCTCGGGCAGATCATTCGTGACGGCCAGGGGATGACCAAACCTTTCAGTATTGAATTGGTCAACTGCATTTTGGAACGGCCGGAAAACAAACCTGATTGGAAATTCTTTCAGGTTACGTTTGATGGTTATGCGGAAGGCGCTCTGTTTGGCGTACAGGGCGAGGCGCGCGGCGTCGCATTGAAGATAAAAGACAGCAACGGCACGCCGGTTATTCCAGGGAAACCCTTACCGATGGAAGGAATAATACCGGGAAATAGAGTGCTGAATTATTCCATGACGTTGATGCCGAATCATCAGCCGTTGAAGGCGGGAGCGTATTATTCCACAGTGCGTTTTAAGCTGGATTATTTTTGA
- a CDS encoding fimbrial protein: protein MKLNKIMMAAVIAFGASSFAQAADQGHGKVTFTGSIIDAPCSIAPESIDQTVDLGQVSNVALKNGGKSNPRPFEIKLEQCDITTLKTVKTTFSGVASSTDKDLLGIAGTASGAGVAISYNGQPIKLGEATTAQTLNTGNNTLHFAAYLQGEGASAAIVPGDFTAVADFTLAYQ from the coding sequence ATGAAACTTAACAAAATCATGATGGCTGCAGTGATTGCATTTGGCGCAAGTTCTTTTGCACAGGCAGCCGATCAGGGACACGGTAAGGTCACCTTCACGGGCTCTATTATTGATGCGCCATGCTCTATTGCGCCTGAGTCGATCGATCAGACCGTAGATCTGGGCCAGGTGTCCAACGTGGCGTTGAAAAACGGCGGCAAATCCAACCCGCGTCCGTTTGAAATCAAGCTGGAGCAGTGCGACATCACCACGCTGAAAACCGTTAAAACCACCTTCAGCGGCGTAGCATCGTCTACCGATAAGGATCTATTGGGCATCGCGGGCACCGCCAGCGGCGCCGGCGTCGCTATCTCTTACAACGGCCAGCCGATCAAACTGGGTGAAGCGACTACCGCGCAGACTCTGAACACCGGCAACAATACCCTGCATTTCGCCGCCTACCTGCAGGGCGAAGGCGCTTCTGCCGCCATCGTTCCGGGTGACTTCACCGCCGTAGCCGATTTCACCCTGGCTTATCAGTAA
- a CDS encoding fimbrial protein — MGPQLSYGKNEIVNVSQVTCKNDVASWYDYLKTDSPALSMNGAIFGSIGSGTTINGSDYNSPVPAGISVLSLTGLQTQSVAIRVYIVLNRFPTPDIKVNKGDVIGQINFIQTNDQPGCPQCGVYRWRLIADNDAYFVTTSCTINNGQQINVDFGQIRQDFLTQSANDAQIKQDKALSYQCDDQSATQDILIRMVSDASGFSSDFIKTTNPNVGVAMVHNGAVVKPNNAFRTRIVNGLGNDTVTFVPVKNNVPYTSIATGPLSGSATLIFSAP, encoded by the coding sequence ATCGGACCACAGCTTTCTTATGGCAAAAACGAAATCGTCAACGTCAGCCAGGTCACCTGTAAAAACGACGTCGCGAGCTGGTACGACTATCTCAAAACCGATAGCCCGGCGCTGTCGATGAACGGCGCGATTTTTGGCTCGATCGGCAGCGGCACGACCATCAACGGCAGCGACTACAACTCCCCTGTGCCTGCCGGCATCAGCGTACTCAGCCTCACCGGCTTGCAGACCCAGTCTGTCGCCATCCGGGTCTATATCGTGTTGAACCGTTTCCCAACGCCGGACATCAAGGTGAATAAGGGTGACGTCATCGGTCAAATCAACTTTATTCAGACCAACGATCAACCGGGCTGCCCACAGTGCGGCGTTTATCGCTGGCGCCTGATCGCCGACAACGACGCCTACTTCGTCACCACCAGTTGCACCATCAACAACGGCCAGCAAATTAATGTCGATTTTGGTCAGATCCGTCAGGACTTCCTGACCCAGAGCGCCAACGACGCCCAGATCAAACAGGACAAAGCGCTCAGCTACCAGTGCGACGATCAGAGTGCGACGCAGGATATTCTGATCCGGATGGTCAGCGACGCCAGCGGCTTCTCCAGCGATTTTATCAAGACCACCAACCCCAACGTCGGCGTGGCCATGGTACACAACGGCGCGGTGGTAAAGCCCAACAATGCCTTCAGAACGCGCATCGTCAACGGTCTGGGCAACGACACCGTCACCTTTGTGCCGGTGAAGAACAATGTCCCTTACACCAGCATCGCCACCGGTCCGCTGTCGGGCTCGGCCACGCTGATCTTCAGCGCACCTTGA
- a CDS encoding fimbrial protein translates to MTIKTGCALLLALELISSAAQAADQGTKVNITATVVAPPPCVINDGRTIDIDFGKVGIKRIDGSRYMQRIDYSIKCEFLDNSRQLKMKIMGSAAAFDNSVLTSSVTGLGIKLLANGKAFAINTPLNIDYANPPTLDAVPVKNSAVTLAEGDFSSGATMLVDYF, encoded by the coding sequence ATGACGATAAAAACGGGCTGCGCCCTGCTGTTGGCGCTGGAATTGATTAGCTCGGCCGCTCAGGCCGCCGATCAGGGCACCAAGGTCAATATCACCGCCACCGTGGTGGCGCCTCCGCCTTGCGTGATCAACGACGGGCGCACCATCGACATCGACTTCGGCAAGGTCGGCATCAAACGCATCGACGGCAGCCGCTATATGCAACGCATCGATTACAGCATCAAATGCGAGTTTCTGGATAACAGCCGCCAGTTGAAAATGAAGATCATGGGCAGCGCGGCGGCCTTTGACAACAGCGTGTTGACCAGCAGCGTCACTGGATTAGGCATCAAGCTGTTGGCCAACGGTAAGGCCTTCGCCATCAATACGCCGCTGAACATCGACTACGCCAATCCGCCGACGCTTGATGCAGTGCCGGTGAAAAACAGCGCCGTCACCCTGGCGGAAGGCGACTTCTCCAGCGGCGCCACCATGCTGGTGGACTATTTTTAA